A genomic segment from Streptomyces sp. NBC_01233 encodes:
- a CDS encoding phospholipid carrier-dependent glycosyltransferase: MTATLPTATDPKPETLTVPAQRSPVGGLGVRPAAPVRPLVRFRSSRPDLLLCGALLLVILLVQGWNITGFPTLSDDEGTYLAQAWAVQQGDGLAHYTYWYDHPPLGWIQVAGLTYLPSLFVPDWMTVAPMRFSMLAVSAVSSVLMYVLARRLWLPRWAAGLAMALFGLSPLAVVLQREIFLDNLAVMWMLLAFCLAASPSRHLWHHFGSGLAAATAVLTKETMLVVLPALLVTMWRHSHRDTRKFAVTGAVTACALIGLSYPLYALLNSELLPGSGHVSLIDGITYQMSRPGSGFILDAGTGSNGVLRSWLYYDTVLPLGGLAGAVLLLATYRWSVTARALAGPALAAVILAVVAMRPSGYLPAMYVIQALPFLALVLAGGAASITHAVLRRRRGPGERRVQVWARWAVLGVLAASSAVYVLPRWYDGNRTALTVDANAPYRQAAAWLGSEVEDPARTRVLLDDALWLDAVHHGFEPGPGAIWFYKADLDPAVTKTLPRGWQDIDYVVSSPTVRRDAVDLPTVKAALEHSSVVAVFGSGEDRIEIRRTDRTDRTDSAAGTDRADRTSGS; this comes from the coding sequence GTGACCGCCACCCTGCCCACGGCCACTGATCCCAAGCCGGAGACCCTCACCGTCCCCGCCCAGCGCAGCCCCGTCGGGGGACTCGGCGTCCGCCCCGCCGCTCCCGTCCGGCCGCTCGTGCGGTTCCGCTCCTCCCGCCCCGACCTGCTGCTGTGCGGGGCGCTGCTGCTCGTGATCCTGCTCGTCCAGGGCTGGAACATCACCGGCTTCCCGACGCTGAGCGACGACGAGGGCACCTACCTCGCCCAGGCGTGGGCCGTCCAGCAGGGCGACGGCCTCGCCCACTACACGTACTGGTACGACCATCCGCCGCTCGGCTGGATCCAGGTCGCGGGCCTGACGTACCTGCCGTCCCTCTTCGTGCCCGACTGGATGACCGTCGCGCCGATGCGGTTCTCGATGCTCGCCGTCTCCGCCGTCAGCTCCGTGCTGATGTACGTCCTCGCCCGTCGGCTGTGGCTGCCGCGCTGGGCGGCCGGGCTCGCGATGGCGCTCTTCGGGCTGTCCCCGCTCGCCGTCGTCCTCCAGCGCGAGATCTTCCTCGACAACCTCGCCGTGATGTGGATGCTGCTGGCCTTCTGCCTCGCCGCGTCACCGAGCCGGCACCTGTGGCACCACTTCGGGTCCGGGCTTGCGGCCGCCACCGCCGTCCTGACCAAGGAGACGATGCTGGTGGTGCTCCCGGCGCTGCTGGTGACGATGTGGCGGCACAGCCACCGCGACACCCGCAAGTTCGCCGTCACCGGAGCCGTCACCGCCTGCGCGCTGATCGGGCTCTCGTACCCGCTGTACGCCCTCCTCAACAGCGAACTGCTGCCCGGCTCCGGACACGTCTCGCTCATCGACGGCATCACCTACCAGATGAGCCGCCCCGGCTCCGGCTTCATCCTCGACGCCGGGACGGGCTCGAACGGCGTGCTGCGGTCCTGGCTGTACTACGACACGGTCCTGCCCCTCGGCGGGCTGGCCGGCGCCGTCCTGCTGCTGGCCACCTACCGCTGGTCGGTCACCGCCCGCGCGCTCGCCGGCCCCGCGCTCGCCGCCGTCATCCTCGCCGTCGTCGCGATGCGGCCCTCCGGCTACCTCCCGGCTATGTACGTGATCCAGGCGCTGCCGTTCCTCGCCCTCGTCCTGGCCGGGGGCGCGGCGAGCATCACGCACGCCGTGCTGCGCCGCCGCCGCGGCCCGGGGGAGCGCAGGGTGCAGGTGTGGGCGCGCTGGGCGGTGCTCGGCGTGCTCGCCGCGTCCTCCGCGGTGTACGTGCTGCCGCGCTGGTACGACGGCAACCGCACGGCGCTCACCGTCGACGCGAACGCCCCGTACCGGCAGGCCGCGGCCTGGCTCGGCAGCGAGGTCGAGGATCCGGCGCGGACCCGGGTGCTGCTCGACGATGCGCTCTGGCTGGACGCCGTGCACCACGGCTTCGAGCCGGGTCCGGGCGCCATCTGGTTCTACAAGGCCGACCTCGACCCCGCCGTCACCAAGACCCTGCCGCGCGGCTGGCAGGACATCGACTACGTGGTCTCCTCGCCCACGGTGCGCCGCGACGCGGTGGACCTGCCCACCGTGAAGGCCGCGCTGGAGCATTCGAGCGTGGTGGCCGTGTTCGGGTCGGGCGAGGACCGCATCGAGATACGCCGGACCGACCGGACCGACCGGACCGACAGCGCCGCCGGGACCGACCGCGCCGACCGCACGAGTGGGAGCTGA
- a CDS encoding DUF4344 domain-containing metallopeptidase, which produces MTDLEESRARARNAVEGGTGPYAGPVIRRWGTLALCAAALMPVTAGCVPQEPGPADGFALRYEKPAAADRAAYRFLRNRAVADFVLADLNGYLVLPYGVTVVARSCSGEGTGYAPSEHRIELCYEDLAEERALFEQSGSHTSDEQLAEVVRETLHHEAGHALVDALDLPDEGARAEEDAADDFARLMLLRGHPEGEETLLTAARAYDLAAAADPAPDPEVPMDLEGLEVAEDEHAPPAARAEAHRCAVHAAAPTRHPSLATPSRATCAATWTKTREAWLKDLEPLLRA; this is translated from the coding sequence TTGACGGACCTTGAGGAGTCGCGGGCGAGGGCCCGGAACGCCGTGGAGGGCGGCACCGGCCCGTACGCCGGCCCGGTGATCCGACGGTGGGGGACCCTGGCGCTGTGCGCGGCCGCGCTGATGCCGGTGACGGCCGGATGCGTACCGCAGGAACCGGGTCCGGCGGACGGTTTCGCACTCCGCTACGAGAAACCGGCGGCCGCCGACCGGGCCGCGTACCGCTTCCTGCGGAACCGGGCCGTCGCCGACTTCGTGCTCGCCGACCTCAACGGCTACCTCGTCCTCCCGTACGGGGTCACCGTCGTCGCCCGCTCCTGCTCCGGCGAGGGCACCGGCTACGCCCCCTCCGAACACCGCATCGAGCTCTGCTACGAAGACCTGGCCGAGGAACGCGCGCTGTTCGAGCAGTCGGGCTCCCACACCTCCGACGAGCAACTCGCCGAGGTCGTACGGGAGACGCTCCACCACGAGGCCGGCCACGCCCTCGTGGACGCGCTGGACCTCCCGGACGAGGGGGCCCGCGCCGAGGAGGACGCCGCCGACGACTTCGCCCGGCTGATGCTGCTGCGCGGCCACCCGGAGGGCGAGGAGACCCTCCTGACCGCCGCCCGCGCCTACGACCTCGCGGCGGCCGCCGACCCCGCGCCGGACCCGGAGGTCCCGATGGACCTCGAGGGCCTTGAGGTCGCCGAGGACGAACACGCCCCGCCCGCCGCCCGCGCGGAGGCCCACCGCTGCGCCGTCCACGCCGCGGCCCCCACCCGCCACCCGTCCCTCGCCACCCCGTCCCGCGCGACCTGCGCAGCCACCTGGACCAAGACCCGCGAGGCCTGGCTGAAGGACCTGGAACCCCTGCTCAGGGCGTAA
- a CDS encoding recombinase family protein yields the protein MNHIPVASYARTSQDTPQRDARGVRHQHRINERTAREHGCVVVATYTDNARNATKDDRERPGFDHLLADLHRGHAFAAGPLRGVVTVADDRLYRRPEDFIRFMAALTSAPGRVYVDRDGLRDPYTKAGLLQGAECLQGALAEGETRSRRVRDWHWSRAMDGLPHSGPRPFGWQEDRQTLHPVEAELVRKAIEDRIGGRSMGQVAREWAALGATGTRGGRPNPQTVTQIITAPRVCGFRANRGELLIDPGTERPLVGAWQAIVTPEQWTAVCATFSAGSLYMHRGPLSPRLTDRKAGPKYLVSGFLRCGLELVGGGRCDQLMGGGKSASRKSPYNYICASGRGCGRCAISGPLVEEAIERLLFPVGVQGRVRLPEPVRLRWQSGEMGFEEKRKVIASVFTHFVIKPGRKGCGTWDHSRVVPVWKWADRIGAAEPAA from the coding sequence ATGAACCACATACCGGTCGCCTCGTACGCCAGGACATCGCAGGACACGCCTCAACGCGACGCACGCGGCGTGCGCCACCAGCACCGCATCAACGAACGCACGGCCCGCGAGCACGGCTGCGTCGTCGTCGCCACGTACACGGACAACGCGCGTAACGCGACCAAGGACGACCGGGAGCGGCCCGGCTTCGACCACCTCCTCGCCGACCTCCACCGGGGCCATGCTTTCGCCGCCGGCCCGCTGCGAGGCGTCGTCACCGTCGCGGACGACCGCCTCTACCGCAGGCCGGAGGACTTCATCCGCTTCATGGCGGCGCTCACCTCGGCACCGGGCCGGGTGTACGTCGACCGCGACGGCCTGCGGGATCCGTACACCAAGGCCGGCCTCCTGCAAGGCGCGGAGTGCCTCCAGGGGGCCCTGGCCGAGGGGGAGACGCGCAGCCGCCGGGTCCGGGACTGGCACTGGTCGCGCGCGATGGACGGACTGCCGCACAGTGGGCCGAGGCCGTTCGGGTGGCAGGAGGACCGGCAGACCCTGCACCCGGTGGAGGCGGAACTCGTCCGCAAGGCGATCGAGGATCGCATCGGCGGCCGTTCCATGGGGCAGGTGGCGCGAGAGTGGGCTGCGCTGGGCGCCACGGGAACGCGCGGCGGCCGCCCGAACCCGCAGACGGTCACGCAGATCATCACGGCGCCGAGAGTGTGCGGCTTTCGCGCCAACCGGGGGGAGCTGCTGATCGATCCGGGCACGGAGCGGCCGCTGGTCGGTGCCTGGCAAGCCATCGTCACACCTGAGCAGTGGACTGCTGTCTGTGCGACGTTCTCGGCCGGGAGTCTCTACATGCACCGGGGCCCGCTCAGTCCGCGATTGACCGATCGCAAGGCCGGTCCGAAGTATCTCGTCAGCGGATTCCTGCGCTGTGGGTTGGAGCTGGTGGGTGGTGGCAGGTGCGATCAGCTCATGGGGGGAGGCAAGAGCGCCAGCCGGAAGAGCCCGTACAACTACATCTGCGCCTCGGGCCGCGGCTGTGGGCGGTGTGCCATCAGTGGGCCCCTCGTGGAGGAGGCCATCGAGAGGCTGCTCTTTCCCGTAGGCGTGCAGGGCCGGGTCCGGCTGCCGGAGCCGGTACGGCTGCGATGGCAGTCAGGCGAGATGGGGTTCGAGGAGAAGCGGAAGGTGATCGCCTCGGTCTTCACCCACTTCGTGATCAAACCTGGAAGGAAGGGCTGTGGCACCTGGGACCACTCCCGCGTGGTTCCGGTATGGAAGTGGGCTGATCGCATCGGAGCCGCCGAACCGGCGGCCTGA
- a CDS encoding tetratricopeptide repeat protein, which yields MRDSHRGEAEQLLGRAVDEAARRAAGAQGAAGAAVDRAALLARGKEALDALAASAAPEYEAYVRALDEAAAGDESLGEAFRRGNTSTAALVTAVAAAAAIGADLSFGVAAGTALTVGAVVGIAGAVATVAKVTAVHLPAANRRAGELGRPGGPEQLKLQWLSALEVRGIRPFLEQQRAVATAARAARPVARPAALATPLLRGTDRSAEARRRSALEQSFGQLPEPAGPFAGRRAELTRIAQWVQAARASTETRPVVVVLHGEPGVGRTTLALRAAHALRDQFRGACVVDLRGGSTGGEPAEAPLSTREALLHLMNRLGAPREQLLFREGASAEQQVRRLGELYHQHLQGLPVTVLLDDAVDAAQVRVLVPERSESLVLVTAREPLELPADLAAWVYQLPVERLAADEAAELVGAELVGAELVGAEAGARAAAEVVELSGGLPLALRMLAPLVRDGAVPAAGGAAHPVEAALRAADARLAEPARQLLRRLPLAGRASLGGAAAAALADVPEQAALRTLEELWEAGLIERVRGQRFRMHDAVRAYAARRLAADEDRAGAAAAHERLIRNYAQLADSVIRMVDGKMSTRANQFGGHGFVSLDAALRWLDDESSFITAALRHSDGVDQQAVLDLLGALCDFCLLRGDLYRLGEIDELTQSVEAGREGLDGQKGQQGRLVRSVQWRTGIAARQLGELDKARTTLTSVVDQYMEAHQEAGAAMALVSLGITLHHQGNLPEAAARIREALVLQEPPELAGDRAWGLHALAAVERDLAHLAEATRLLESSLALHRESESVHGEAWAHFQLGQVHLRFGDVARAEEELRLALDLYGRTRDDRGQAWALTQLGRARVVDGDPGPAVERLREALARHREAEDARGEAWTQYYLGQALEESGERDRAVRELERARTMFSRMRDVYGLAHARHHSGRVTRDQRAAQTGNLRNSGFARQLLVDARADFRRIGLAHGEAWTCLELAVIDAGNGRLSQALGLCEEAVRLFISYGDRRGEDWARFLRCTMLPYAVTGAPEEARAELARLAQSAHPARDGRLEDCLETYGVVLGRGVDPAEGWQAWRLGLVPNLHSREIMGVPPAG from the coding sequence ATGCGGGACAGCCATCGAGGTGAGGCCGAGCAGCTGCTGGGACGGGCCGTGGACGAGGCGGCCCGCCGGGCGGCGGGTGCCCAGGGTGCGGCGGGCGCGGCGGTGGACAGAGCCGCGCTGCTGGCGCGGGGCAAGGAGGCCCTGGACGCGCTCGCCGCGAGTGCGGCGCCCGAGTACGAGGCCTACGTACGGGCCCTGGACGAGGCGGCGGCCGGAGACGAGTCGCTCGGCGAGGCCTTCCGCCGCGGCAACACCTCGACGGCGGCGCTCGTGACGGCGGTCGCGGCGGCCGCCGCCATCGGGGCGGACCTGTCGTTCGGCGTCGCGGCCGGCACGGCCCTGACCGTCGGCGCCGTCGTGGGCATCGCCGGCGCGGTCGCGACGGTGGCGAAGGTGACGGCCGTGCACCTGCCGGCCGCGAACCGGCGGGCCGGTGAACTGGGCCGCCCCGGCGGGCCGGAGCAGCTGAAGCTCCAGTGGCTTTCGGCGCTGGAGGTACGCGGGATCCGTCCCTTCCTGGAGCAGCAGCGCGCGGTGGCCACGGCGGCGCGCGCGGCGCGGCCGGTGGCCCGGCCCGCGGCCCTGGCCACTCCGCTGCTGCGCGGCACGGACCGCAGCGCGGAGGCCCGTCGGCGCAGTGCGCTGGAGCAGTCCTTCGGGCAGCTCCCGGAACCGGCGGGCCCGTTCGCGGGCCGGCGCGCCGAGCTGACCCGGATCGCCCAGTGGGTACAGGCGGCGCGGGCCAGTACGGAGACCCGCCCGGTGGTCGTGGTGCTCCACGGCGAGCCGGGGGTGGGCCGCACGACCCTGGCGCTGCGGGCGGCGCACGCACTGCGGGACCAGTTCCGGGGCGCGTGCGTGGTGGACCTGCGGGGCGGGTCCACCGGCGGGGAGCCCGCAGAGGCCCCGCTGTCGACGCGGGAGGCCCTGCTGCACCTGATGAACCGGCTGGGGGCGCCCCGCGAGCAGCTGCTGTTCCGCGAGGGCGCCTCGGCGGAGCAGCAGGTGCGGCGCCTGGGCGAGCTGTACCACCAGCACCTCCAGGGGCTGCCGGTGACGGTGCTGCTGGACGACGCGGTGGACGCGGCGCAGGTGCGGGTGCTGGTTCCGGAGCGCTCCGAGAGCCTGGTGCTGGTGACGGCGCGGGAGCCGCTGGAGCTGCCCGCGGACCTGGCGGCGTGGGTGTACCAGCTGCCGGTGGAGCGGCTGGCCGCGGACGAGGCGGCGGAGCTGGTCGGGGCGGAGCTGGTCGGGGCGGAGCTGGTCGGGGCCGAGGCAGGGGCCCGCGCCGCTGCCGAAGTGGTGGAGCTGAGCGGCGGGCTTCCCCTCGCCCTGCGGATGCTGGCCCCGCTGGTCCGCGACGGCGCGGTCCCCGCAGCGGGCGGCGCCGCGCACCCGGTGGAGGCCGCCCTGCGCGCCGCGGACGCCCGCCTCGCCGAGCCGGCACGGCAGTTGCTGCGGCGCCTGCCCCTGGCCGGGCGGGCCTCCCTCGGCGGTGCGGCGGCGGCCGCGCTGGCCGACGTACCGGAGCAGGCGGCGCTGCGCACGCTGGAGGAGCTGTGGGAGGCCGGGCTGATCGAGCGGGTGCGCGGCCAGCGGTTCCGGATGCACGACGCGGTGCGCGCGTACGCGGCGCGGCGGCTGGCCGCGGACGAGGACCGGGCCGGGGCCGCGGCGGCGCACGAACGGCTGATCCGCAACTACGCGCAGCTCGCGGACTCGGTGATCCGGATGGTCGACGGGAAGATGTCGACGCGGGCGAACCAGTTCGGCGGGCACGGCTTCGTCTCGTTGGACGCGGCGCTGCGCTGGCTGGACGACGAGTCGAGCTTCATCACGGCGGCGCTGCGGCACTCGGACGGGGTGGACCAGCAGGCGGTGCTCGACCTGCTCGGTGCGCTGTGCGACTTCTGCCTGCTGCGCGGGGACCTGTACCGGCTCGGTGAGATCGACGAGCTCACCCAGTCGGTGGAGGCGGGCCGGGAAGGGCTGGACGGGCAGAAGGGGCAGCAGGGGCGGCTGGTGCGGTCGGTGCAGTGGCGTACCGGTATCGCGGCGCGCCAGCTGGGCGAGCTGGACAAGGCGCGCACCACGCTGACCTCGGTGGTGGACCAGTACATGGAGGCCCACCAGGAGGCGGGGGCGGCGATGGCCCTGGTCTCCCTCGGCATCACCCTGCACCACCAGGGCAACCTGCCGGAGGCGGCGGCCCGCATCCGCGAGGCGCTCGTGCTCCAGGAGCCGCCGGAGCTGGCGGGCGACCGGGCGTGGGGGCTGCACGCGCTGGCGGCGGTGGAGCGGGACCTGGCGCACCTGGCGGAGGCGACGCGGCTGCTGGAGTCCTCGCTGGCCCTGCACCGGGAGAGCGAGAGCGTGCACGGCGAGGCGTGGGCGCACTTCCAGCTGGGCCAGGTGCACCTGCGGTTCGGCGACGTGGCGCGGGCGGAGGAGGAGCTGCGCCTCGCCCTCGACCTGTACGGGCGCACCCGCGACGACCGCGGCCAGGCCTGGGCGCTGACCCAGCTGGGCCGGGCCCGGGTGGTGGACGGGGATCCGGGGCCGGCGGTGGAGCGGCTGCGGGAGGCGCTGGCCCGGCACCGGGAGGCGGAGGACGCGCGCGGCGAGGCGTGGACGCAGTACTACCTCGGGCAGGCCCTGGAGGAGAGCGGCGAGCGCGACCGGGCGGTACGGGAGCTGGAGCGGGCCCGGACCATGTTCTCGCGGATGCGGGACGTGTACGGGCTGGCCCACGCGCGCCACCACTCGGGCCGGGTGACGCGCGACCAGCGTGCGGCGCAGACGGGCAACCTGCGCAACTCCGGCTTCGCCCGCCAGCTGCTGGTCGACGCGCGGGCTGACTTCCGGCGGATCGGGCTGGCCCACGGCGAGGCGTGGACCTGTCTGGAGCTGGCGGTGATCGACGCGGGCAACGGGCGGCTGTCGCAGGCGCTCGGCCTGTGCGAGGAGGCGGTCCGGCTGTTCATCTCGTACGGGGACCGGCGCGGGGAGGACTGGGCCCGCTTCCTGCGGTGCACGATGCTGCCGTACGCGGTGACGGGGGCCCCGGAGGAGGCGCGGGCGGAGCTGGCCCGGCTGGCGCAGTCGGCGCATCCGGCGCGGGACGGCCGGCTGGAGGACTGCCTGGAGACGTACGGGGTGGTCCTGGGCCGGGGCGTGGACCCGGCGGAGGGCTGGCAGGCGTGGCGGCTCGGCCTGGTCCCGAACCTGCACTCGCGGGAGATCATGGGCGTCCCGCCGGCGGGGTGA
- a CDS encoding glycosyltransferase, with protein sequence MYTSVFIVVISLALFWMAAFTLWWQMHAWRTPEVLASTRFDRPDGEGRLAFSLLLPARHEQAVLEHTIDRLLESSHTDYEIIVIVGHDDPETAAVAERAAAREPARVRVVVDHHETKNKPKALNTALPSCRGDIVGVFDAEDQVHPELLAHVDHAFRSTGADVVQGGVQLINFHSSWYSLRNCLEYFFWFRSRLHLHAEKGFIPLGGNTVFVRTEVLREAGGWDQNCLAEDCDLGVRLSSVGKKVVVAYDCDMVTREETPGSLISLLKQRTRWNQGFLQVYRKKDWQQLPGRGQRWLARYTLMTPFMQAASGVIIPLNFAVAVFLDVPVGIAIITFLPMITAMVTFVFEIVGLHDFGRQYGLRVRFVHYLKLVVGGPFYQVMLAGAAIRAVWREQRGRNEWELTSHTGAHLTAVTSATAVTSATAATAVSAIPSAAASASTAIREDSRQ encoded by the coding sequence TTGTACACATCTGTGTTCATTGTTGTCATTTCGCTGGCGCTCTTCTGGATGGCCGCATTCACGCTCTGGTGGCAGATGCACGCGTGGCGGACCCCCGAGGTACTCGCCTCGACCCGCTTCGACCGTCCCGACGGGGAGGGCCGCCTGGCCTTCTCCCTGCTGCTGCCCGCCCGCCACGAGCAGGCGGTCCTGGAACACACCATCGACCGGCTCCTGGAGTCGAGCCACACCGACTACGAGATCATCGTGATCGTCGGGCACGACGACCCCGAGACCGCCGCCGTCGCCGAACGGGCCGCCGCCCGCGAGCCGGCCCGCGTCCGGGTCGTCGTCGACCACCACGAGACGAAGAACAAGCCGAAGGCCCTCAACACCGCCCTGCCGTCCTGCCGCGGTGACATCGTCGGAGTCTTCGACGCCGAGGACCAGGTGCACCCCGAGCTCCTCGCCCACGTCGACCACGCCTTCCGCTCCACCGGCGCCGACGTGGTCCAGGGCGGGGTCCAGCTCATCAACTTCCACTCCAGCTGGTACAGCCTGCGCAACTGCCTGGAGTACTTCTTCTGGTTCCGCTCCCGGCTGCACCTGCACGCCGAGAAGGGCTTCATCCCGCTCGGCGGCAACACCGTCTTCGTCCGCACCGAGGTGCTGCGCGAGGCCGGCGGCTGGGACCAGAACTGCCTCGCCGAGGACTGCGACCTCGGGGTGCGGCTTTCCTCGGTCGGCAAGAAGGTGGTCGTCGCGTACGACTGCGACATGGTGACCCGCGAGGAGACGCCCGGCTCGCTGATCAGCCTGCTCAAGCAGCGCACCCGCTGGAACCAGGGATTCCTCCAGGTGTACCGCAAGAAGGACTGGCAGCAGCTGCCGGGGCGAGGCCAGCGCTGGCTCGCCCGCTACACGCTGATGACGCCCTTCATGCAGGCCGCGTCCGGTGTGATCATCCCGCTCAACTTCGCCGTCGCGGTCTTCCTCGACGTACCGGTCGGCATCGCGATCATCACCTTCCTCCCCATGATCACGGCGATGGTGACCTTCGTCTTCGAGATCGTCGGCCTGCACGACTTCGGCCGGCAGTACGGCCTGCGCGTCCGCTTCGTGCACTACCTCAAGCTCGTCGTCGGCGGCCCGTTCTACCAGGTGATGCTCGCGGGCGCCGCGATCCGCGCCGTCTGGCGCGAGCAGCGCGGCCGCAACGAGTGGGAACTGACGAGCCACACCGGCGCCCACCTGACGGCCGTGACCTCCGCGACGGCCGTGACCTCCGCGACGGCCGCGACCGCAGTGAGCGCCATCCCCTCCGCCGCCGCCTCCGCCTCCACCGCGATCCGAGAGGACAGCCGCCAGTGA
- a CDS encoding thioredoxin domain-containing protein, which translates to MPNRLANETSPYLLQHADNPVEWWPWSPEAFAEARERGVPVHLSVGYSSCHWCHVFEAESFTDELTAAYMNEHFVNIKVDREERPDVDAVYMEAVQAATGQGGWPMTVFLTPGAEPFYFGTYFPPEPRHGMPSFTQVLEGVRTAWVGRPEEVTEVAQRIVRDLAGRELDYGKAGTPGPEELAQALLGLTREYDAVRGGFGGAPKFPPSMVLEFLLRHHARTGAEGALQMAADTCEAMARGGIYDQLGGGFARYSVDREWVVPHFEKMLYDNALLCRVYAHLWRATGSDLARRVALETADFMVRELRTDQGGFASALDADSEDPVSGGHVEGAYYAWTAAQLREVLGDADGELAAAYFGVTEEGTFEHGKSVLQLPQDGPVVEAARLAGIKERLLAERGGRPAPGRDDKIVAAWNGLAIAALAECGAYFERPDLVERATEAADLLVRVHMDGRARLARTSKDGHVGPNAGVLEDYGDVAEGFLALASVTGEGVWLEFAGFLADLVLDQFTAEDGSLYDTAHDAERLIRRPQDPTDTAAPSGWTAAAGALLSYAAHTGSEAHRTAAERALGVVHALGPRVPRFIGHGLSVAEALLDGPREVAVVGHPEDPLLAVLHRTALLGTAPGAVVAAGLPRAADGSGGEFPLLAERTLVRDRPTAYVCRHFVCARPTTDPVELAEQLGTVRP; encoded by the coding sequence ATGCCGAACCGCCTCGCGAACGAGACCTCGCCGTACCTGCTCCAGCACGCCGACAATCCCGTCGAGTGGTGGCCGTGGTCGCCCGAGGCCTTTGCCGAGGCGCGGGAGCGGGGTGTGCCGGTGCATCTCAGCGTCGGCTATTCGAGCTGCCACTGGTGTCATGTTTTCGAAGCTGAAAGTTTTACTGATGAACTAACGGCCGCGTACATGAACGAGCACTTCGTCAACATCAAGGTGGACCGCGAGGAGCGCCCCGACGTCGACGCCGTCTACATGGAGGCCGTGCAGGCCGCCACCGGGCAGGGCGGGTGGCCCATGACCGTCTTCCTCACCCCGGGCGCCGAGCCGTTCTACTTCGGGACCTACTTCCCGCCCGAGCCCCGGCACGGGATGCCCTCCTTCACGCAGGTCCTCGAAGGCGTGCGAACCGCCTGGGTCGGGCGGCCCGAGGAGGTCACCGAGGTCGCGCAGCGGATCGTGCGGGACCTGGCCGGGCGGGAGTTGGACTACGGGAAGGCCGGCACCCCCGGGCCCGAGGAGCTCGCGCAGGCGCTGCTCGGGCTGACGCGGGAGTACGACGCCGTGCGCGGCGGATTCGGCGGCGCGCCGAAGTTCCCGCCGTCCATGGTGCTGGAGTTCCTGCTGCGCCACCACGCCCGCACGGGGGCCGAGGGTGCGCTGCAGATGGCCGCCGATACGTGCGAGGCCATGGCCCGGGGTGGCATTTACGACCAGCTCGGCGGCGGGTTCGCGCGGTACTCCGTGGACCGGGAGTGGGTCGTACCGCACTTCGAGAAGATGCTCTACGACAACGCGCTGCTCTGCCGGGTCTACGCGCACCTGTGGCGGGCCACCGGGTCGGACCTCGCGCGCCGGGTCGCGCTGGAGACCGCCGACTTCATGGTCCGGGAACTGCGCACCGACCAGGGCGGGTTCGCCTCCGCGCTGGACGCCGACAGTGAGGATCCGGTCAGCGGCGGGCACGTGGAGGGGGCGTACTACGCCTGGACCGCCGCCCAGCTGCGGGAGGTGCTGGGGGATGCGGACGGTGAACTCGCCGCCGCCTACTTCGGGGTGACCGAGGAGGGGACCTTCGAGCACGGCAAGTCCGTACTGCAGCTGCCGCAGGACGGGCCCGTGGTGGAGGCGGCCAGGCTGGCCGGCATCAAGGAGCGGCTGCTGGCCGAGCGGGGCGGGCGGCCCGCGCCCGGCCGTGACGACAAGATCGTCGCCGCCTGGAACGGGCTGGCGATCGCCGCGCTCGCCGAGTGCGGGGCGTACTTCGAGCGGCCGGACCTGGTGGAGCGGGCGACCGAGGCCGCCGATCTGCTGGTGCGCGTGCACATGGACGGCAGGGCGCGGCTCGCCCGGACCAGCAAGGACGGTCACGTCGGCCCGAACGCGGGGGTGTTGGAGGACTACGGCGACGTCGCGGAGGGCTTCCTCGCGCTGGCGTCCGTGACGGGCGAGGGCGTCTGGCTGGAGTTCGCCGGGTTCCTGGCCGATCTGGTCCTGGACCAGTTCACCGCCGAGGACGGGTCGTTGTACGACACGGCGCACGACGCGGAGCGGCTCATCCGCCGGCCGCAGGACCCGACCGACACGGCCGCCCCGTCCGGGTGGACGGCCGCCGCGGGCGCGCTGCTGTCGTACGCCGCGCACACCGGGTCGGAGGCCCACCGGACGGCGGCCGAGCGGGCACTCGGGGTGGTGCACGCGCTCGGTCCGCGCGTGCCGCGTTTCATCGGGCACGGGCTGTCGGTCGCCGAGGCGCTGCTGGACGGGCCGCGCGAGGTGGCGGTCGTCGGGCATCCGGAGGACCCGTTGCTCGCGGTGCTGCACCGGACGGCGTTGCTGGGAACGGCTCCTGGTGCGGTGGTGGCGGCGGGTCTGCCGCGTGCGGCGGACGGCAGCGGCGGTGAGTTCCCCCTTCTTGCCGAGCGCACACTCGTACGCGACCGTCCTACGGCGTATGTCTGTCGACATTTCGTCTGCGCGCGGCCTACGACGGATCCGGTCGAGCTGGCGGAGCAGTTGGGCACGGTTCGCCCCTGA